TGTAGATCTGGCCCTGGCGGACCAGTTCGCCCACACCAATGACTGAGAACAGGGACGTGTCCTTGATGCTGACGATGGCCTGGTTGCCCAGAGGCGGAATCATCCGGCGAAACGCCTGCGGCCAGATGATGGACCAGAACGTCTGGGTTCTGGACAGGCCCAGGGAAAGGCCGGCTTCGGTCTGGCCTTTGGCAATGGACTGCACACCACCACGAACCACTTCCGAAATATAGGCGCCCGAGTTCAGCGCGATAGCTGCGATACCGGCGGTCAGGGGATCAATAGGGCCGCCGATCAGGTCGGGCAGGCCGTAAAAGATAAACAGGACCTGGACCAGAATAGGGGTGCCTCGAAAAATTTCGATGTAGGCCGTTGCCGGCCATTTCAGGAACCACCTTTTATTGATACTCAGCAGGCCGAAAAAAATGCCCAGGGCGAAACCAATGAGCAGACCGCCAAAGGAAATCAGCAGGGTATAGGGAATCCCTTCAAGCAGAAAAGGGATGGAGTCGATGGCAGCCTGCCAGTCGAACTGAAACTGGAATTCCACAGTGAGAATCTCCGAAGGAATTTGGAGTGAGGAACGGCTGGGGTGCATGCACCCCAGCGCAGGGAATCAGACCTTACGGGTCCGGTTGCCCTTACATGCCTTCCGGCATCGGGCCAAACCACTTCTCGTAGATGGTCTTGTAGGTACCGTCTTCTTTCATGGACGCGAGGGCCTTGTTGACATCATCAACCCACTCACTGCCATTCTTGAGGGCGATGCCGTATTGCTGGCCTTCATACAGTGGTCCAACGGTTTTAACTTTGCCTTCACCCTTGGTGCGGGCAAAGTAACCAACGTTCGGCGCATCGTAGAAGACTGCATCAATGGCACGGGACATCAGGGCCATGTACATGTCTGAGCTACCTGGGTACGGAGTGACGCCGTCGTCCTCCTCCAGCGTCTTCACCAGATAGTCGTAACTGGTGCTGCCGATTTTGGTGCCAATCTTCTTGCCTTCCAGATCGTCAAATTCCGTTACCCCATCTTCGCTCTGACGAACCAGAATACGCAGGCCGGAATCGTAGTAAGGATCGGAGAAATCAACGATCTCTTCACGCTCATCAGTAATGGTGATACCGGCAATGGCGATATCCACATTGCCTGTTTGCAGTGCCGGGATAATGCCGTTGAAATCCATGGTGTTTAGGTCGATTTCAAAACCGGCACGCTTGGCCACCTCCCGGATGATCTCCATATCGAAGCCGATCATCTCGCCGGTTTTCTGATCCATCATTTCAAAGGGAACAAAACTCGGGTCGGTGACCACTCGCAGGGTCTCTGCGCTAGCGGTCCCTGCCGCCACGGTGAGTGCCAGGCTGGCAGTTACGGTCTTCAGCCACTTCGTGTTCATACATTCTCCTTTTCTTTCTTATGAGGCTCCAATTGCCCGGTAAGGCAAGCCGGACCAATCGCTGCTGTTGACTGCGATCTCCGGGGAGCGTTGATGGAACTGCATCACATACATTTTAGACTATTACGCAGAGGGGCACAGGAAATCAAATGCTTGGAGGGAGGTGGCCGGCCGGATCAGGCCCGGTAAGGACCTGATCCGGTTCCGCCAGAGTCATCAGAAAGCAATCTTCTCCCGCTCACTGATGCCCAGGTTCTTCCAGATGCTGATGCTGGGCTCAACCTGATTGAGGGTGTAGAAATGCAAGCCCGGAGCGCCTGCCTTAAGCAGCTTCTCACACATCTCGGTGACTACTTCCTCGCCGAACTTGCGGATGGAGTCGCTGTCGTCGCCGTAGGCTTCGAGCTGCTTGCGAATCCAACGCGGGATTTCCGCACCGCACATGTCCGAGAAGCGGACCAGATTGGAGAAGTTGATGATAGGCATGATGCCGGGTACCACCGGAATGGTAACGTTCATCTTTTCCAGACGGTCAATGAAATAGAAGTAGCTGTCCGCATTGAAGAAGTACTGGGTAATGGCGCTGTTGGCGCCAGCCTTCACCTTACGGGCGAAGTTCTGCAGATCTTCTTCGGCATTGCGGGCCTGGGGATGAAATTCCGGGTAGGCAGCCACTTCCAGGTTGAAGGTGTCACCGCTATGCTCGCGAATAAACTCCACCAGTTCGTTGGCGTAGCGCAGCTCGCCCGCCGCCCCCATACCCGAGGGCATATCGCCCCGCAGGGCGACGATCCGGTTGATGCCATTCTCTTTATACACATCCAGAAGCTCGCCTATTTCCTGGCGGGTGCCGCCCACGCAGGAAAGGTGGGGCGCCGTGGAAATGCCCTGCTTGTGCAGGTTGAGCACGGTTTCAATGGTGCGGTCCCGGGTAGAGCCGCCGGCACCGAAGGTGACCGAAAAGAAATCCGGGTTCACCTCGGCCAGCTGGTTACGCACGTTCTGGAGTTTTTCCTTGCCCTGATCGGTCTTGGGCGGGAAAAACTCAAAGCTGAAGCGGCGTTTGAACTGTTTCTGACTCTGCATTGTGGTATCCGATCAGTACTTGTAGGTTTCCGGCTTGTACGGGCCTTCGACCGGTACACCGATGTATTTGGCCTGCTCCGGGGTCATCTTGGTGATGACACCACCAAAACCTTCGACCATGGCGCGGGCTACTTCTTCGTCCAGGTGCTTAGGCAGAACCTGAACGTAAACCCCTTTCTCGCGGGCATCTTCCGGCAGGTCGGCGAACTTGCGCTCGAACAGGTACATCTGGGCCAGCACCTGGTTGGCAAAGGAGCCGTCCATGATCCGTGACGGGTGGCCGGTGGCATTACCCAGGTTCACCAGGCGACCTTCGGACAGCAGGATCAGGTGATCGTTGGTGGCCTTGTCGCGATAGACCACATGAACCTGAGGCTTCACCTCGTCCCATTCCCAGTTCTTGCGCATATAAGCGGTATCAATCTCATTGTCGAAGTGACCAATGTTGCAGACCACGGCACCCGATTTCAGCGCTTTGAGCATGTTTGCGTCGCACACGTTCATGTTGCCGGTGGTAGTGACCAGCAGATCGGTGTTCTGGAGCAAAGCCTTGTCGACGCTTGTTTCGGTACCGGTGTTGACGCCGTCGAGGTAGGGCGAAACCACTTCAAAGCCGTCCATACAGGCCTGCATGGCACAGATCGGGTCCGCTTCAGTGATCTTTACGATCATGCCTTCCTGGCGCAACGAAGCAGCCGAGCCTTTGCCCACGTCGCCATAACCGATGACCAGGGCTTTCTTGCCGGCCATAAGGTGGTCGGTACCGCGCTTGATGGCGTCGTTCAGACTGTGACGGCAACCGTACTTGTTGTCGTTCTTGGCCTTGGTGACGGCGTCGTTCACGTTGATGGCCGGAACCTTCAGGGTGCCTTCGCGAAGCATTTCCTGCAGGCGATGCACACCGGTGGTGGTTTCTTCGGTCACGCCGTGGCAGTTGGCCAGGATTTCCGGGTATTTCTCGTGCAGCAGCGCGGTCAGGTCGCCGCCGTCGTCCAGGATCATGTTCGGTTCCCAGCCCTCTACATCAGCACCGACGGTGCGCTCAAGGCACCAGTCGTACTCTTCATCGGTCTCGCCTTTCCAGGCAAATACCGGAATGCCGCTGGCGGCGATAGCCGCTGCCGCCTGGTCCTGAGTGGAAAAGATGTTGCACGAGGACCAGCGCACGTTCGCACCCAACTCGATCAGTGTCTCGATCAGGACGGCGGTCTGGATGGTCATGTGGATACAGCCCATGACGTTGGCGCCTTTCAGCGGCTGCTCGGCCTTGTACTTTTCACGCAGGGCCATCAGGGCAGGCATTTCGCCTTCCGCAATGCTCATTTCCTTGCGGCCCCAGCCGGCCAGGGAGATGTCGCGGACTTTGTAATCGTCGGAGCTGTTCAGTTGTTCTGCCGGAGTGCTCATGAGTGCTTTCCTCTCTAAATCTTTGAATGCGTGCTGTGTGCAATACGTCGGAAAAACGTTTAGATGCCAGCGGCGTCTTTCAGGGCCGCTGCGCGATCGATCTTTTCCCAGGGGAAGGCGGTGAAGGTTTTGCCGCCAACGGTCATCTCAAAGGGCTCACGGCCGAAGTGACCGTAGGCCGCGGTTGCCCGGTACATCGGGTGCAGCAGATCGAGCATGTTGGTGATCGCGTAAGGGCGCAGATCGAAATGCTCGCGAACCAGCTGGACGATCTTGTCGTCGCTGATCCGGCCGGTGCCGAAGGTATTCAGGGAGATGGAGGTTGGCTGTGCCACACCAATGGCGTAGGACACCTGAATCTCGCACTTGTCGGCCAGGCCTGCGGCGACGATATTCTTGGCGACGTAACGGCCGGCGTAGGCGGCAGAACGGTCGACCTTGGACGGATCCTTGCCGGAGAACGCGCCACCACCATGGCGAGCCATGCCGCCGTAAGTGTCAACGATGATTTTGCGGCCGGTCAGGCCACAGTCACCAACCGGGCCGCCGATCACGAATTTGCCGGTCGGGTTGATGTGGAACTGGGTGTCCTTGTGGAGCAGTTCCGCCGGAAGGGCATGCTTGACGATCAGCTCCATTACCGCTTCTTTCAGGTCGGCCTGGGTGACGTCTTCATCGTGCTGTGTGGACAGAACCACGGCGTCGATGCCAGCAACACGGCCGTTCTCATAACGGCAGGTTACCTGGCTCTTGGCGTCGGGGCGCAGCCACGGCAGCAGGCCGCTCTTGCGGGCTTCGGCCTGGCGCTGGACCAGGCGGTGCGAGAAGGTGATCGGCGCCGGCATCAGTACGTCGGTTTCGTTACTGGCGTAGCCGAACATCAGGCCCTGGTCGCCGGCACCCTGGTCTTCCGGCTTCTGGCGGTCAACACCCTGGGCAATGTCCACGGACTGCTTGCCGATGATGTTGATCACGCCGCAGGTGTCGCCGTCATAGCCCACGGTAGAGGAGGTGTAGCCGATGTCCTTGATAACGCCGCGTACCAGGTCTTCCAGGTCGACCCAGGCACTGGTGGTGATTTCACCGCCAACGATCGCGACACCGGTTTTTACCATGGTTTCACAGGCAACGCGTGCGTGCGGGTCGTCGGTCAGGATGGCGTCCAGAACCGCGTCGGAGATCTGGTCGGCCAGTTTGTCCGGGTGGCCTTCGGAGACCGACTCGGAAGTGAAGATGTTGTAGTCAGACATAAGTTTGCTCCTTTGTGAGCGATTCAGATTCGTGTCGGTGGGTGTCAGAAATGACAGGTGCCGACGACCGCGTTGTTGATGTTCTGCGGGTATACGTAGTACCACTTACACCCATATCAAAGTTTTTTGATATTCCCTTTTTCCGGCCCTGTCTCAGGACCGTCCGGTTGTCTTCCAGAATTCCCGGACCTGCACCTGGAAGCCGTTGCGCAGGCCGATAAACAGTTGTTCTCCGGCGGAAAGCCCCGCTTCTGCAGCCCAGGCTGTCAGCTCCTCCGGTTCAAAGCCAAGCCAGAGGTCGCCGCAATTTTCTTTGGCCCAGTCCTGATCGTGGCTGCACAGTTCGCTGATCACGAAACAGCCGCCGCTGTTCATCAGGGCGGCGGCGTCCAGAAAGATGTCCGCCGGGCTGGGAACGTGGTGCAGCACCATGTTTGCGATGACCAGGTCGAAGGCATCGCCGCGGGCCAGCAGGGTGTCAGTGACACCTTCGATGAGATCCACATTGTTCAGCCGCTCGTCGATGCAGGTGCGGGTGGCCTTGGCAAGCATGTCCCGGCTGTTGTCCAGAGCAACCACGTGGCCGGACAGTTCTGATAGCACTTTCAGGAAGGCGCCTTCGCCCGGTCCGATTTCCAGGGT
This Marinobacter salinus DNA region includes the following protein-coding sequences:
- a CDS encoding amino acid ABC transporter permease, with the protein product MEFQFQFDWQAAIDSIPFLLEGIPYTLLISFGGLLIGFALGIFFGLLSINKRWFLKWPATAYIEIFRGTPILVQVLFIFYGLPDLIGGPIDPLTAGIAAIALNSGAYISEVVRGGVQSIAKGQTEAGLSLGLSRTQTFWSIIWPQAFRRMIPPLGNQAIVSIKDTSLFSVIGVGELVRQGQIYIANTFTAFEVYFVVALLYLAITLSLSLVLRYVERRGLVSV
- the metK gene encoding methionine adenosyltransferase, yielding MSDYNIFTSESVSEGHPDKLADQISDAVLDAILTDDPHARVACETMVKTGVAIVGGEITTSAWVDLEDLVRGVIKDIGYTSSTVGYDGDTCGVINIIGKQSVDIAQGVDRQKPEDQGAGDQGLMFGYASNETDVLMPAPITFSHRLVQRQAEARKSGLLPWLRPDAKSQVTCRYENGRVAGIDAVVLSTQHDEDVTQADLKEAVMELIVKHALPAELLHKDTQFHINPTGKFVIGGPVGDCGLTGRKIIVDTYGGMARHGGGAFSGKDPSKVDRSAAYAGRYVAKNIVAAGLADKCEIQVSYAIGVAQPTSISLNTFGTGRISDDKIVQLVREHFDLRPYAITNMLDLLHPMYRATAAYGHFGREPFEMTVGGKTFTAFPWEKIDRAAALKDAAGI
- the metF gene encoding methylenetetrahydrofolate reductase [NAD(P)H]; this encodes MQSQKQFKRRFSFEFFPPKTDQGKEKLQNVRNQLAEVNPDFFSVTFGAGGSTRDRTIETVLNLHKQGISTAPHLSCVGGTRQEIGELLDVYKENGINRIVALRGDMPSGMGAAGELRYANELVEFIREHSGDTFNLEVAAYPEFHPQARNAEEDLQNFARKVKAGANSAITQYFFNADSYFYFIDRLEKMNVTIPVVPGIMPIINFSNLVRFSDMCGAEIPRWIRKQLEAYGDDSDSIRKFGEEVVTEMCEKLLKAGAPGLHFYTLNQVEPSISIWKNLGISEREKIAF
- a CDS encoding transporter substrate-binding domain-containing protein, with amino-acid sequence MNTKWLKTVTASLALTVAAGTASAETLRVVTDPSFVPFEMMDQKTGEMIGFDMEIIREVAKRAGFEIDLNTMDFNGIIPALQTGNVDIAIAGITITDEREEIVDFSDPYYDSGLRILVRQSEDGVTEFDDLEGKKIGTKIGSTSYDYLVKTLEEDDGVTPYPGSSDMYMALMSRAIDAVFYDAPNVGYFARTKGEGKVKTVGPLYEGQQYGIALKNGSEWVDDVNKALASMKEDGTYKTIYEKWFGPMPEGM
- the ahcY gene encoding adenosylhomocysteinase — its product is MSTPAEQLNSSDDYKVRDISLAGWGRKEMSIAEGEMPALMALREKYKAEQPLKGANVMGCIHMTIQTAVLIETLIELGANVRWSSCNIFSTQDQAAAAIAASGIPVFAWKGETDEEYDWCLERTVGADVEGWEPNMILDDGGDLTALLHEKYPEILANCHGVTEETTTGVHRLQEMLREGTLKVPAINVNDAVTKAKNDNKYGCRHSLNDAIKRGTDHLMAGKKALVIGYGDVGKGSAASLRQEGMIVKITEADPICAMQACMDGFEVVSPYLDGVNTGTETSVDKALLQNTDLLVTTTGNMNVCDANMLKALKSGAVVCNIGHFDNEIDTAYMRKNWEWDEVKPQVHVVYRDKATNDHLILLSEGRLVNLGNATGHPSRIMDGSFANQVLAQMYLFERKFADLPEDAREKGVYVQVLPKHLDEEVARAMVEGFGGVITKMTPEQAKYIGVPVEGPYKPETYKY